The following DNA comes from Solanum stenotomum isolate F172 chromosome 11, ASM1918654v1, whole genome shotgun sequence.
TAGATattatttgaagaatatatttttcgaataaacaactcaaagttagcattttattttatgttacttATATACTATTTTGTCTATGTTAATTATGTGTAATtgaattttcccttttttttcatGATATCCATAAACCATCTTAAAATCATGTATGTATAAATACACTGgatacatgtatttgggataccaGATATAGCGAGAGAGGAGAGTGAGATAAGAGAGAGGTGAGAGGGCTAGATACATGCGAATATACTTGTATATATTGTATCTATAtcaattacacctaattttgacccacATGAATTTAGACGTATCTGGACGTGCCATATAAATGTATCCGAAGTCTAAAATCAAGTAAGATccataatattgcaaactagcgTGAATCAAAATAATAAGCTCCTAAACTAGTGGAATTTCGATAAGTAACCCTAAATTTTAAGCCCAAACAATTGAGAATCCACGAACATAGGCCCAACTAGATGTTTCAATATATTCTTATTAGTTTACAAAAATCTCAATATTTATTACATAATCTCCTATAAAggaaaacaataaaaacaaataagatTATAATCTCCTACTTGCTACATTCTTAAATGCAATAAATTCAGTAAACGGTTTCACTCTATCGGATTCTCAAGTGATAACTTTTACAAAATTTGTAGCAAATAAACTATAGAAAGTTATTGGATTCGTTTGATCGTGTATCAAATACTTTAGCTTTGTCCCCGTCACTTGATGATTGGGAGCATGTAAGAGATACAAATGATCCTAAAGGAATCGACATTGCAGAATTTACAGTAAATgcggaaaacaaaaaaataaagcaatgcCTATGAATTTTTGGAAGTGACGgatggaaaatataaaattgttaaTGATGACATTATTTATAGTCTAGATATTGTTGGCACAAAATTCGATGAATTATATGATTTTACGGTGGTTTTTTACAAAAATCGTAAGAATAATGTTAAAAAACTCATTTCCTTTATCGACCATCTCTTGCTATAGAGTTAAATGTATGAGTATTTAAAAGTATctattattcaaaaaatatatatataaataactcAAATTTAGCATTACATTTTGTGTTACTTTCTTGCCCTTTGTCTTCCTAATTGTTTATATGCTTCTAAGTTCTGACCAAATTTGCTTTCAATTAGTAACAAATTcttcttaaaagaaaaaagtctttcaatttcaattctttaTTCTTGTTACTCTTTCAATAGTAGTAATTGCTTCAATCTTGGGCCATGGTGTTGCAGCAAATGATGGCCCAAGCCCACTTGGTGATTGGTAGCCCATTAAGGACccaaaaattgatgaaaaatggagaatttagatgttttaaataataataataataataataataataataataattaaaaataaaacagacAATGAGGAAACACTTCTCCTTTATCTGATATCCAAATTAATCGGACCAACAAAAATTTAGatgttttttaataataataattaaaaaaaaaaaaagagaaagagagaatcTAGATAAATTCGCTGCAACAAGTTCGACTAGAATAATGTTGATAGGAGAAGTCAATCCCAATGGTTGTTACCCATgctattgtattgtattattagtttaaatataatatttattttgattgttacgTAAATTTTACTGTATTGTATCGTTTAAATTCATTGATAGGTAACGATGAAAAAACTTATTTTGTGTAACGACTAATTTAGTGTGATTGCATCagtctttacttattatttaataattgatctattttatcttttatcctACTTTTTCTATAGTAACTTTGTCTCCATCCTCTACTTTCTCTTGTAAGATTATCATTCAAATTGTGTATGTGTGACAATATGTAACGATGAAGAACAATACAAACTatccaaatattatatttattaaaacaatacaatacaatacattatgaaataataCGTAATAATCATCCAAATAAAGTGTTaatattcttattctttttctccttttttttatgAGATACCATCTACTGCACGGTCCTTAAACGTAACAACAATACTTCCATGacaataatttaaaactttagtGAATATGAATATATGACTGTCGGTTCTCCACTTTACCTAACACTTTCCTTTAAATAAGTGCAGCCATTAAATTACAAAACCCCACTTTTCTCTtgaatttttcttcatttttcattctcaaaaataaaaataaaaaatgaccatCAAATTATTTTCTGTTTTCTCCTTGACTCTGTCAATTAtcttaatttcttcaattttcttctatttctccgCCGCATTGGGTGGTGCAGTTGGTGGTTGGACCCCGTTAAATGACGTAAATACCCCTGAAGTGGTTGCGATAGGACAATTCGCGGTGAATGAGCACAATAAAGAGGCAGGGACAAAATTGGAATTTCAAAGTATTACTAAAGGAGAAAGTCAAGTCGTTGCCGGAATAAATTATCGACTTGTAATTAACGCTAAAGATGGAGGTCATGTTCGTAAATATTTGGTGGTTGTATGGGATAAGCCATGGgagaaaattaagaaacttACTTCCTTCAAACAAATGTAAGTGTTggttatgaattatgattaagGATTTTGAGTCAGTGGATTCAAAATAAACGTCatgttataataatatatgtgttatgttttaatgtttttgtatatgtatgtattgtTGAGATATGTATTTGGTTATATAAATTTAAGATCTTGAGTTAGTGGATTCAGAATAAACGTgattttatgtgtatatatatctattaatgtttttgtatatatatatattgttcgagatatgtattagttataaatTAGGTGAATTTAAGATCTTGAGTATGTGGATTTAGAATAAATATGATCAATGTGAGCATGGTATGATATGTATACATTTGTATGTGTGATATGTATTATGAGGATTCCTTCTAATATTGACTAGTTTTACGCTGGCGTTAGAGCGAAAATTTCCTCCTCTTGGATAAAAGCAATTATCTAGAacatattttgatgtttttgtactgtatatgtatatattttttgagatttgtATCATGAGGATTCGTTATGAAATTGGATCATTTCACGTTGAGTTTAATTAAGCCTACTAGAACTTCTCCTTCCTTTATCCAAACAACTATTTCAGTTGGAATCGCAAAACTTATCTTAAATTTGTGGAGAATAAACATTATCAACGTGATCTTATGATATATGTATACGTTTTTAACGTTTTTGTATATGTTGTTCAAGATCTATATATGTATTGTGAGGATTAATCATGTTATTAGTTACTTTTGTACTGTTTTCCAGCCGATTATTGCAATGTGTcctcttttgtatatgtatcgTAAACTTTAGTCGTACGTTTACTGTCAACCTACTGCATTTTTTCTATACTTTAACTGAACGGAAGCAATAAATTCAGTTGAATCCATCCTAAATCCACGGAGAAAAAAATGCTAACTAGTCAATTTGTAGGgttatttgtttgaattttctgGTAATTAAGAAATATGGTGTTTGCTTATCTGTTTTGTTTTGGACAAAGTTTTCAATTTGGAGTCTAAATCGACATTGAGTCAGTTGGACGTTATTGTTGACTTGTCAATCACTCAACATAAAATAGAAGCATTGCAAGTTTAGCTAGCAGAAAAGAAAAGGTTTATgactaaaaaaaactatttttttttctctcgaGAAAATCATATCTTAGCTATCTAGTATTTCTTTTGCGTATCtaaattatcttaaaatataTCTTGATGATGAATTGACCAACTATTTGTTCCTAATAGATAGACACGTGTAGATCAACTCAATATCGAGGtgtgttttaatacaaaaaaaaagaaggtgatAATTTAGATATGTAATGAAACAATGGAtagttgagaaataaaattcacaaaaatgtgagaatttagatatatttttacCATCAACTCTACAAAAGAAAGTATTAAAGTGAGATTAAATGGGACTATGATATCCAGAAAAGCAGATTTTATAAAgttaagatcaacaatgtcaAATTTATGAAATGGAAATAAGTCGAACAATGCAACTTAGGGATCTTTATTCATCTTGTTGTTGATTAGAGATGACAAATATCTCGTCAAATTAGTCAAGATAAATGCAAACTGGCCTGAACAACACCATTgataatgattaaaaaaggCATTACAAGAAACACAAAGCAAAGTCAATATTCGATAGCATATCCTCACTAGAAAAGTTAGTAGCCAGATGACAATGCAATAAATCTAAGGACTTTTCTAGCTAATTTAGTTGAAAAGGACCtctttcattttaatttcaaattcaaagatTGTAATaatgaaatgaaagaaaaaagatggaTTGATTAAATAGATGTGTTTGGAGATAGGTGGTTATAAGGCCCAAAATGAGTGGCCAAACTCTAGAGTATTCATGTGACCTTCAAGCAAGTGGGCTCAAAAACTCCATATACCTCCACTCTCTTCTTTTCATTTAATCATTCAGTGTTCAGAATTCATTGattcgattaatttaaatttaaatgttaCAAAAATGTTGTTATGAGGAGGTTTAGTGCTTCCGGCCACCACGAAGGATTATAGTGGATGAATAAGATCATTtcacttttatataattaaaaatttgattCCGAGCCTTGAGTATGAAAAAAATCTTAGTAGAGAACATTTTTCTTCTAATAGACCTTCTGTGACACAAATTTAGACTAGTCAAGGGGCCCAATAGAGTTATCGAACATAACATAGAACAAAACCCTTCGTTCTGGAGCCATGATAGGTTTTGAATGACCTTCCTCTCTCTATAGGTTGAGCTTTCTTTTCAGCCCTCTCACTTAAAAACACGACTTTATTtgtcataattttatttgtagaacTCGAATTCAAAACCTTCgacaagaaagaaaaaggagatATGCACAGACTTGATGTAAAGCAAAGGAATGGTGGGATGGGAATAGACACAACTGTTCTTGATTAAAAGGACATTTATATTGGATATCCCCATACACTtccattttattcttttaaagaATTTAATAGAGTGAAATGGAAAGTTCCAAGTGGTGATATAGGAAAACAGCATTATCAcacaataatattaaatagcATCTTTAAAAAATGTAAGGTAAAGTTTACATTTAATAGATTCTTATGGTTCGACTCTGTTCTAAATTTGCAGGATAAAGTTGCGTTTAATAGATCCTTATGGTTCGACTCTGTTGTAAATTTCACAAATAGCAAAAATTTAGCCTATCATGTTATTCTTTTCAAgctaattaaaaaaagagagtagAAAATTGAGTTTTCTAAATCACGGTCATGATAATCTTagaaatgtcaatattttgaaaatggtTGTATGGAATTCTAAAAGTCtatgttgattttttattttgaagttttgaATCTGCCTCAAAAAATAGAATAGTAGGATTCACGTATATACACATTACtttatctatattttatttttgaaattacatcaaatatgttattattattttgccaATTTTACAAGTGGAAGAAACTAGAGTTTTTTCTAGAAGCTCTGTTAATTTGTCGAAagagattttttcttttcaaagctgcttgagaaaaaaataaacaaacgtgaaattttttaaacaaacaaaaGCTTAAATactttgtatattattttaagattttgtGTCCCTTGAGATGTTCAAAAGAAACCACGTCTCAAAAcaatttagtaaaaaaaaatgatactagttgacttgtgaaaaaaataataatctttaaGGATCCTAGTAATTATAGATTATTATAGCTTTGCGATTCCATTTGATTTTTCTATACGcacatacttttctttttaaaaataagaatcaaAATCGAATATTAGATTAATACCTTTCTTAATTATCTGATATTCAAAATTCATGACACTTAACTATTTTAGATTTATCATAACTCACACGTCTACTAAAAAGAAGCACTCTCTCgtattacaattttttattattaaagttCAAAGTCGTTATCCCAAGTTAATACTTATcaattatagatatttttaataaaaaaattcataagttcTCAACGTGCCATCTTTTAGGATAATCAGTTGAAAAAATGTTGATAATGACTTGcacaaattttatatatgatcGTTGAAACACTACAATTGTTAAACATTAATACATTGTAATGGTCATAAATTGGCCCCATCTTTTAAgctgtttttttaattataattattatattttattttaatgaaatcaacttttttcctttttcttctctttttataGTTATTATCGCTTTAAAATTCTGTACAAACTTGAAAATTAAAAGGACACAATTAAATATCAAGTAATTAAGTAGTAGTACCAACATACCAACATGTATTGCCTACACTTTTAATATGAGGTTTCGAATTTTTGAGTTTCTAGaaattaacaatttttattaagagtgtgactctcaaaatatattttacaatacgtgaattcaaatttaatcgaaaTCTAATAAAAATTATCGGACACAAGATGAGAGGTTAAAAAAAGGCAAATAGTAATAGTAAATTTGGTTGCTATAATGTTTTAGAATTAAAGATTTCTAAGTAGTGTACATAGTTAGGGAGACTGAAATTAATAAATGGTAATTTACGATATTTACCATAATCACCAAAAATTATATAGTATATTCCATTTCATAAGTATATGACAAGTTCATTTATCTTGAACTTCCAACTTTATTCTCTGATCAACATATTTTTGATGAgtatatatttcctttttttcattttttcgaTATCTCAATTAATTCCTTATATATTATCTTTGCATTAAATTCACCTAAGATTAGGCGTCAAGCGtctgtaattaattttttaggtTTGCCGTCTGAGAATGTAATCATGAGAAACTATCAAACTAGGATATCACATAAGCAAAGGTAACTTCTGTTTGAGCgcgaaataaataaaattcaaagaaaaaaaatcatatttaaaactcaaatgaagtaaattaaaaataaatatcatgtcaatttaattaattatataaaaaaatacttaccaGACCAATACAATATTCAACCGCGAGTATACAATATTAATATTAGTTAGAtgtattaaaagaaaacataccAAGAGTTACAATGAGAAATATAATACTACTAACaaacatattcaatataatttcatcaaataagatttgaaaaaagt
Coding sequences within:
- the LOC125844890 gene encoding cysteine proteinase inhibitor 1-like codes for the protein MTIKLFSVFSLTLSIILISSIFFYFSAALGGAVGGWTPLNDVNTPEVVAIGQFAVNEHNKEAGTKLEFQSITKGESQVVAGINYRLVINAKDGGHVRKYLVVVWDKPWEKIKKLTSFKQM